From Phenylobacterium montanum, the proteins below share one genomic window:
- a CDS encoding recombinase family protein, whose protein sequence is MTAIGYARVSTTDQDCAIQEETLRAAGCDVIRSERKSGTTTKGRAELATVLEFLRPGDTLVVTRIDRLARSLMDLEKIVQEITAKGASLRATEQPIDTSTAAGTAFLQMLGVFAQFETAIRKERQLEGIAKAKAEGVYKGRKPSVPVDAVRALHGEGVSPTEIAKRLGIGRASVYRAIGETATMA, encoded by the coding sequence ATGACGGCCATCGGTTACGCCCGCGTCAGCACCACAGACCAGGACTGCGCCATCCAGGAGGAGACGCTGCGCGCCGCCGGGTGCGATGTGATCAGGTCGGAGCGGAAGAGCGGCACAACCACCAAGGGGCGGGCCGAGCTGGCCACGGTGTTGGAGTTCCTGCGCCCCGGCGACACCCTGGTGGTCACACGGATCGACCGGTTGGCGCGCTCGCTGATGGACCTGGAAAAGATCGTCCAGGAGATCACCGCCAAGGGCGCGAGCCTCCGGGCGACAGAGCAGCCCATCGACACCTCCACAGCGGCCGGGACGGCCTTCCTGCAGATGCTGGGCGTGTTCGCTCAGTTCGAAACCGCCATCCGTAAGGAGCGTCAGCTCGAAGGGATAGCCAAGGCCAAGGCCGAGGGCGTTTACAAGGGCCGCAAGCCGAGCGTGCCGGTGGACGCGGTCCGGGCTCTCCATGGTGAAGGTGTCAGCCCTACCGAGATCGCGAAGCGGTTGGGGATCGGCCGGGCCAGCGTCTACCGCGCCATCGGCGAAACCGCCACTATGGCATAG